Proteins found in one Homalodisca vitripennis isolate AUS2020 chromosome 4, UT_GWSS_2.1, whole genome shotgun sequence genomic segment:
- the LOC124361015 gene encoding matrilysin-like translates to MDTPRCGNSDEGIAPFSVNPLVKWNSTRVTWNMIGSAIQYANIVERAFSLYSKHSALEFRRSYSNPTIMVVISPKKHVAYYLKSTCSYDFDGPGGVLGHAFLPRPWLNQSDIHLDFEEDWDFTMNIPAPEKTSFFTVMVHEIGHALGLQHSSVCYDP, encoded by the coding sequence ATGGACACACCCAGATGCGGTAACTCGGACGAAGGCATAGCCCCGTTTTCCGTGAACCCATTAGTTAAATGGAACTCAACTCGGGTCACGTGGAACATGATTGGCTCTGCCATCCAGTATGCCAACATCGTTGAGAGAGCGTTTTCCTTGTACTCCAAGCACTCTGCTCTCGAATTCCGTAGAAGTTACAGTAATCCCACTATAATGGTAGTGATTTCCCCTAAGAAACACGTGGCGTACTACCTTAAAAGCACTTGCAGTTACGATTTTGACGGTCCAGGCGGTGTTCTCGGCCACGCTTTTCTCCCTCGACCGTGGCTGAACCAATCGGATATACACCTTGATTTCGAAGAGGACTGGGACTTTACAATGAATATACCCGCACCGGAGAAGACTTCGTTCTTTACAGTGATGGTCCACGAAATAGGCCATGCTCTCGGTCTTCAGCATTCGTCTGTGTGTTACGATCCGTAA